A segment of the Arachis hypogaea cultivar Tifrunner chromosome 5, arahy.Tifrunner.gnm2.J5K5, whole genome shotgun sequence genome:
GGAGGATAATAATTCATCCTCATTGCTTCAACTCCTTCTTCGGTGAACTCCAGTAATTCATTGGGTTCAATATTAAGAGCCTTTGACATAAGCTCAATGATTGTATCACCCAGTTTTTTCATTTCCAAAGAATATTTGTCTAACACATCTCTGCGAGATCCAAAACGAGTTAGTGAGTTACCAATAAAATCAGTATTTTGTACATTAATCATATGTTACGTGTATACTAAAAATTAGTTACAAATGAGTTGCagatataaaatacatgttaaaatactttttaaaatataaattatatactaaaaatgagttaaaataacacatatttatatacaaaaaatacataataattaatttagtgaatAATTTGATGTAGATATGATGTTTTTGTTTGTAGATAGGGGAGAGCTAGTTGTGGCCAAATCAAGCAAACCCCCCTCTAATTTGAAAactttgttataaatatattgaATCAATTTAGCatcattataaaataattaaaaatatttaaaaatacatcataatattatcaattattaaattttgttcCCTTAACAAATTTTTGACCCCCTTTTAAAAATGGCCTAGTTCTGTTCGTGCTTGTAGATATTTGATGATATAGTAACTTAGTAAGGATGTTCTTccaaatatatatttaaagatatataaaaataagattgGATAACCTGAATGGTTGTGGAATACGAGGGAATAAGTGAGGCTTTCTTATGTACGATGGAAGAGTCACGATGTGGAATAGATCAGCCCATTCTAACTTGTGTTCGTCTGATACAACAAACATTTGACCAAACCCTTCCATCTCTCCTGGTTTCTGCCAgaattccttcttcttttctatCGGCAGATTAAAAAACTGTTCAacttctttcttaaaattttccaCCAACGCAGGGTTGACTCCATGGTTGATAAGCTGTCATTAATTTTCATGTTCAGAAATTTTCATGTTGtatattgattaatttttttttttatgaatcgaATCTATCATGATATTATTTCTCTAAAAAACTTTAAGTTATATTTcgttaacaaatttttttttaaatttatttaatttttttatatagatttttttctctttttatttgctttatattatttattttctctttttgtaattTATCAATAACCAAACTGTAAAGTATTTGGacgtaaaattttaatattatattataatacaacttttcaaaaaaaaatttaagctaataaaaaaacataaataattatatctctcaTATTATGCATATAGTCATATACAGTTAAGTGAATGCATAACCAATTCAAAAAATAGGTTTAATGTTTGAAGGTTTAATCACTCTCActctaatttaatatatatatgggTCATTCTAATATTTAGAGTGattatagtattttaaaaagaattaaaaaaatataaacaaaaagtgactcaaattttaacaatatttacaAAATTATTGTAATTATTATAACATAATCATACTAAAATCTTATATTGGTGTATTTCTTTGTGTATGCATTATTTTATGTAATCATTGAAtctaataatgatgatgatgatgatgatggtacgTGTCATGTAAACTATGAGAAATATTGACGAGAACTAATTATAACATACATAGAATGCTTTGTATGTTTTGCTAGAGCAGAAGGTAGATCAATTTTATCTATAACAAAAAGACCAACTTTACCACCAATTAATAGAAAGTGACTTTCGATAAATGCTACAAGTGCAAAACGGTAAAATTGGATATATAATCacgtatttatttttctaattaaagtatatttttttcttggttttgagacttttctttttcctttttaatgtGCAGTACGAAATTTCTTTAAGGGGATATTTCCCGTTTTTCTAGAGAATTATCTGAAATTGAGTTGTGGCTGTTACCGATTCAGCTGAGAAAGAAGCAGCAGCATAATCATGAGTGATGATCAGCTTGAGAAGTataataaaggaaaagaaaacttcAAACCTGAAAGAAACCCCATTCTTTGCATGCATGGTCAAGCTTCTCTAACTCATGAGATGAATCATGTGACAACAATTTACTAAGGTCTATGACTGGAACTTGTGGCAAAGAGGTTGTGTTTGATACAATTATAGGATCCTGATTTGGACGAACATATCGTTCTGGAACTTCCGTTATTGGCTGCTTTGCCAGTTCCTGCACTGACGGTACTATGATTGAGGTTCCAATGTTCCGGGCCGTTTCGGAATCCATAGCTACAAAATGAGATAATAAACTTGATGTAATTGTAAAGTTTGGTTTGATTTGTCGAGTGTTGCTGAAGTATATATACAGCAAGTTTCTATGGAATTTGGAACTGCCATATAAGTTTTTAAGAAATTTCTTAGTCAAACACTCAAATTTAATGGAGACATGACTTATtcgagttaatactcaaattgaCCCTTGAAATTTGACCTTCGACTCAATTTAGCTCTCAAAGTTTTAATTGACTCTAATTGTACCCTAAAATTTTGCCTTGAGCCTCAATTTGGCCTTTTCAGCGTTTTCTGTCATCGGAGAGCTGACCTGACAAATTTAAATGACACCTGGCAGtctcaaaacgacgccgttttactGTTGACATCGAAATTTTTAGAAACGACGTCGTATCCCTTAGGAAGGGGTTAAATGAAAATCCAAACACTAACCACTCCAAATGTGAGACTCAGTTGACCTTTTCTCTTCCTCCACTTCCTCTCGTTTTCCTTCCCGTCAGAGAAGCACCATGGATGTCACAGTAACGGAGCTTTGAAgcttttcttacttctttctaCCCCCATTGTGAAGATCAATTACATAGGAGTCATCTTTTGAAAAACAGGTTCGTAACAAAATCGATGCTTTCAACTATCGTGCTctgtttttatcaaaatattggttgtatgttgtttttcatttttttcacccTACTTGATTAGTGAAACTTTGGGAGAATGTGGTTGATTATGGTTGTTGATGATGATAGAATTTTTGTATGTTAAGGTTTAATTTTTTTGCATGTGTGTGGCTATGATCAATCGAATCGTTCAATTCTTTATCCGTTTGAGCAGTCTTTGATTCTTCATATTCCattttaaaataacaattataCTCCTTCATATcccattttaatttaattgttgattgaataatttcttgtaaaaataaaatgttttctATGTTGAACATTGTATACATCAATGACCACCATGAATGTTTAAGTGATAATCATGAATTGAGGATTTTGTATTTTGGCCAGTCATTACAGTGTATTTAACTTTTGATTATTGTTTCGTTAACAGAGTTTATgctaatttttttcattatgttCGTCTTGTTCTAGATATTCCTTTCTTCCCTTATCTTAGCATAGTTTTCTACGGATCCTTATCACATTAAAAAAGGAGCTTGTTTCCATATTTTCATCTAATGTAGTAGAATACATAAATTGCTAATATAGGAAAATTCTTAAACTCAGTTGAACACCATTGTCAACTTATATTATATTGATAAGTTTGTAGATTATATTAATAATAGGGTTGAATATATGCATGTGTGAATTCTAACTCTAGAGAGGGTACAGATCCAACAAACGCTGCTACTACTAACACCTAAGCTGCTGAGATTAATGAAAATGCTCCATTAGCACTAGGTCAAGCTGTTGCTGATGCAAATGCTTCAGAGATTGTACTCACCCAACCCACTTACTCACAGCCAGAAAATCAGGAACATATAGTGTTTGGTTTCTAATATTTGATTAACTGTTAACTGATTTATATTGGTTTATAATACACGAGTAAATGTTGGGTAGATCTAACTGATTGATATTATTTGATAACATATTGATTGGTTTTTATTGGATTGTATTGGTCActatttctattcacaatttTACTAGGTCCCTCCATCAGACCCACCTCCACCTCTACAACAGGTGATAAGGCCTCACAAGTTGCAATCTAAGAGGAAAACAACTTTCAATGTGGACCCAATGCAGGGAGTAAATTCTGGGACAGCTGCATGCTTGGCAGAGTTTATGACATTCGTCTCCACCCCAGACTTCAAACCACCAACAACAAAATAGAAAACGCTTTGCAATGTTGACTGGAAGTTGTGTAGAACATATTTTGTAGGGAGCATTTAATCAAACTATGctcttttgatattttgttaCTATGTTATGTAGAGTAATCTGTTTTGGTTTAGGATATTTGAAACTATGTTATTTAGGGTATCTAAGGTATGATACAGATACTGCTATTGCTAATGCTGTGATATTGACAATGATCAATGACTATGAATTACTTAATGAATTACTTATTTTTGGGTCTTCTGTCAAGTGCAAGAACCACACAAGgttctattagattttttttttgtcataacaTCTCATCTATTTATACCTTTTTCACAAATAAACTATACACTTAAATTTATTCACTAATGGAAGTGCATACTACATATATAGTTATTAGAGCCAGCTCCTGATCTTGTCTTCATATACAGACTCATATCAGCTTCATATATAATCTCAGTTTTAAAGAATTTTTACAGGATATATCATTAGCAAAGAGAACATAAAATTTCATTTCTATTTTCTCATTAAATACATAATAATGCTTCATTCACATAACTGATATACAGTTACATATATTTCATCCCACCTAATCCACAAGCTACAATCACaattccaaaaataataataaacacaaACAACATAATATTCCACATTTTTAATATTCTAATTTCAGCTTCAACTGCACTAATTTTCCATCCTAgagatatttttcaatggtcTTCACTAACTGAACTTTCATTTCTGCCTACtatgccttcttcttcttcaacatctgccCATTTAAAAAGCCACACCATCTCTTACCGGTAGTTTACAacacaaaaaatccaaaaaaaatttgagaGGAAGAACAGTTACAAAACCAACAAGTATTTGAGAAATAAGACACACAATCAACTTGCAATAATGATATATCAGCAACAGCTTGACCTGGTGCTAATGGAGCATTTTCATTAATCTCAGCAGCTTGGGTGTTAGTAGTAACAGCGTTTGCTGGATCTATACCCTCTCCAGAGTTAGAATTCACACATGCATATATTCAaccctattattattataatcTACGAACTTATCAATATAATATAAGTTGACAATGGTGTTCAACTGAGTTTAAGAATTGTCCTATATTAGCAATTTATGTGTTATGCTACATTAGATGAAAATATGGAAACAAGCTCCTTTTTTAATGTGATAAGGATCCGTAGAAAACTATGTCAGGATAAGGGAAGAAAGGAATATCTAGAACAAGACgaacataatgaaaaaaaattagcatAAACTCTGTTAAcgaaataataatcaaaagttaAATACACTGTAATGACTGGCCAAAATACAAAATCTTCAATTCATGATTATCACTTAAACATTCATGATGGTCATTGATGCATACAATGTTCAGcacagaaaatattttatttttacaagaAATTATCCaatcaataattaaattaaaatgggATATGAAGGAGtataattgttattttaaaatGGAATATGAAGAATCAAAGACTACTCAAACGGATAAAGAATTGAACGATTCGGTTGATCACAGCCATACACatgcaaaaaaattaaacccTAACATACAAAAATTCTATCATTATCAACAACCATAATCAACCACATTCTCCCAAAATTTCACTGATCAAGTAgggtgaaaaaaatgaaaaacaacacaCAACCAACATTTTGATAAAAACAGAGCACGATAGTTGAGAGCATCAATTTTGTTACTAACCTGTTTTTCAAAAGATGACTCCCAGGTAATTAATCTTCACAATGGGGGtagaaagaagtaagaaaagtTTCAAAGCTCCATTACTGTGACATCCATGGTGCTTCTCTGACGGGAAGGAAAACGAGAGGAAGTGGAGAAAGAGAAAGGGTCAATTGAGTCTCACCTTTGGAGTGGTTAGTGTTTGGATTTTCATCTAACCCCTTCCTAAGGGATACGACATTGTTTCTAACAATTTCGGCGCCAACAGTAAAATGGCGTCGTTTTGAGATTGCCAGGTCAGCTCTCCGATGACGGAAAACGTCGGAAGGGTCAAATTGAGGCTCGAGGCAAAATTTCAGGGTACAATTAGAGTCAATTGAAACCTTGAGGGCTAAATTGAGTCGGAGATTAAATTTTAGGAGcaaatttgagtattaactcgacttatttattgataaatgggtAAGCTTTCAATTAATTAACACTCCTAAATTAGTTAGTTCAAGGTGTTAGGTATTAAAATactcttaaaaatttatttattcaagTCTTTCTCTCTAATATAGTTTTACTATAAATATTTACTAGGATCATAATTCTTTgagttctttgttttttttttatagattttttagtaattgatgctcagagttttgggttttaatttttttcttgctTGTGCTACTACTTTTAGTTATATAGATATTTGAAAAACTCTGTAACATTTCTCCAAATGTCCTCTCGTCTTAATGTTTCAAGTGAAAATTCACAATCATAAAATTTCATTTTATGGCTTCATCCTCAAGTTATTTCTTCTTTTGTTAATCATACTTGCTTTTGACACTTAAAACTTTTcttaaaattcttttattttgaacaATGTTTATTACAAACTCACACTTTGAGGACAAATAgctttatttattgaatttgaagaCAAAACATAAAATAGAACACACAAAACATGCACAATAAAAGAGATCACTCATACAAGCATTATTATTGAAACATACAAAGCGTAATATGAAAAACACACGAAAGAAACTTCACCACCTTTGAATTCTTCATCAGTCATCCTCATTGTTATCCTTAGTGTTCCTAAGTTCCTATATATTTGGTACTTCTGTGTCAGGAGTAAAggtccttgatgagcggataatttatacgctttttggcattgtttttagtatgtttttagtatgaattagttagtttttagtatatttttattagtttttagttaaaattcacttttctggactttactatgagtttgtgtatttttctgtgatttcaggtattttctggctgaaattgagggatctgagcaaaaatctgatttagaggctgaaaaggactgcagatgctgttggattctgacctccctgcactcgaagtggattttctggagctacagaagcccaattggcgcgctctcaacggcattggaaagtagacatcctgggctttccagcaatgtataatagtccatactttgcccgagatttgatggcccaaaccggcgttgcaaatcagcctcagaacttccagcgtttaacgctggaactggcataaaacttggagttaaacgcccaaactggcatgaaagctggcgtttaactccagaaaagatctctacacataaaagcttcaatgctcagcccaagcacacaccaagtgggcccggaagtgaatttttctgtcatttactcattcctgtaaaccttaggctactagtttactattaataggatcttttgacattgtatctgtacctcatgacactttacacgtttctttgtgtaccttccacagcatgagtctctaaacccatggttgggggtgaggagctctgctgtgtcttgatggattaatgcaattactactgtttcttattcaatcatgcttgcttccattctaagatatcacttgttcttaacccggatgaatgtgatgatccgtgacactcatcatattctcaactatgaacgtgtgactgacaaccacctccgttctaccttagattgagtagatatctcttggattccttaatcagaatcttcgtggtataagctagaactgatggcggcattcaagagaatccggaaggtctaaaccttgtctgtggtattctgagtaggattcaatgattgaatgactgtgacgagcttcaaactcctgaaggcggggcgttagtgacagacgcaaaagaatcaatggattctattccggcctgattgagaaccgacagatggatagccgtgccgtgacagggtgcgttgaacatttccactgagaggatgggaggtagccattgacaacggtgaaaccctacatacagcttgccatggaaggagctttgcgtgtttgatgaagaagacagtaggaaagcagagattcagaagatggagcatctccaaaacctcaacctattctccattactgcataacaagtacttatttcatgttcttttgcttttcacaatcaaccttgataatttctgatatcctgactaagatttacaagataaccatagcttgcttcaagccgacaatctccgtgggatcgacccttactcacgtaaggtattactttgacgacccagtgcacttgctggttagttgtgcgaggttgcaaaaggtgattgcaatttcgtgcaccagtccttAACTCCCAAAATTCATGCCCTTCCATGTTCTTTCGCACCCTTTCTTCATGAATGAGTTGGAACTCCCTCATCTCATGTACAAGCTTCTTTGCTATATTTGAGTATGGTGGTAATGTTGGTTGCACCTGTTGAAGTCTTGAACATAGGTAGCCTAGTTTTGCTTGAGCATTTTGGTGCGTGAAATTGAACcccgcacaactgaaccggcaagtaaACCGGgtagtccaagtaatacctcaggtgagtgagggtcgaatctcacagagattgttggattgagcaagcaatgactatcttgtaaatcttagtcagacaattagaaaagatggttgtttggtTGAAAGCATAAACAAAACAGTAAAGAATGAAATACCAGATTGATTGTGAAAACAATGATAAGGATTCAGTTAAGACTTCAGAGATGCATAttcttttcggattaacttttcttaccgtctacttcaataacgaacgattcattcaatggcagccataattgactaactcatgtagcatcctcatcaagttagcctcttctaaaccatagcagtccaccatatccgagcaactcatgtaacatcctcatcaagttaactcatggcttcctACTATAGTCGAAGGTGAAGACTTAAGCAATCCAATTCccttcatgatcctactcaaaacgccacagacaaggtcgtaTCTTCCGGATCAGGGAGTGTTGCTTCTCAGACTCTAGCCTTAACTCTACAGAGACCTCAGCAACCCACGGTCAAcgggattttatgtcacttatccaaaGTTGCACATGCACTCTCTTGGAATCCGCAGTGCATTCTCTAGCtgtggttcaatgctatccgggtcaggactcacatagaacc
Coding sequences within it:
- the LOC112802743 gene encoding oxoglutarate-dependent flavonoid 7-O-demethylase 1; the encoded protein is MDSETARNIGTSIIVPSVQELAKQPITEVPERYVRPNQDPIIVSNTTSLPQVPVIDLSKLLSHDSSHELEKLDHACKEWGFFQLINHGVNPALVENFKKEVEQFFNLPIEKKKEFWQKPGEMEGFGQMFVVSDEHKLEWADLFHIVTLPSYIRKPHLFPRIPQPFRDVLDKYSLEMKKLGDTIIELMSKALNIEPNELLEFTEEGVEAMRMNYYPPCPQPEKVIGLNPHSDVSTLTILLQVNETVGLQVRNNGMWIPIKPLPNSFVVNIGDFLEVLTNGIYRSIEHRAIVNSEKERISIATFLNPRHECVIGPVPSLVTPERPATFNKISVRDFLEGYLSQELKGKSQLDVLRIHNGIDK